Proteins encoded by one window of Salvia splendens isolate huo1 chromosome 5, SspV2, whole genome shotgun sequence:
- the LOC121802688 gene encoding probable folate-biopterin transporter 3 produces the protein MDDEDGLPLQAQKEKVAKIGMFGQILSPFSWLKRLSDELHWSFVLGVVIVYGINQGIGLALSRVGTQYYMKDEQKLQPSEAQVYHAMIMMPWIVKPLWGLLTDIVPIAGRRRRPYFVFAGAVSVVSMIILSLKKDMYLGLALLLLICGSAGAAIGDVTIDACVTENSIAHPSLAGEMQSLCGLCSSMGQLIGFISSGFLVHLIGSKGALGVLSIPATLVIVVGIIIQEPVIRNVSYKRVSQKFQDAGRAMWIALRSPVVWRPCLYMYLSLAVSLHIHEGMFYWYTDAPNGPSFSQEAVGSISAVGAVGSLLGVLLYQNAFRMQPFRRVLLLAQLLYGASGMIDLMLVLRINLIVGVPDYVVVVFDAAVTHMIGRLKWMPLLVLSSKLCPSGIEGTFFALLMSIDHVGSFTASWCGGLLLHTLNVTRTTFDNLWLAILIRSLCRLLPIGILFLIPSTDPNVAILPADMLMSKRGEGLSEPANTEMESLISRTGHSSQHS, from the exons ATGGACGACGAAGACGGACTCCCCCTCCAAGCCCAGAAAGAAAAAGTCGCCAAAATTGGAATGTTTGGCCAAATTCTCAGCCCTTTCAGCTGGCTGAAGAGGCTGAGCGATGAGCTGCACTGGAGCTTCGTTTTGGGGGTGGTGATCGTGTACGGAATCAATCAAGGGATTGGGTTAGCGCTGAGCCGAGTGGGGACGCAGTATTACATGAAAGATGAGCAGAAATTGCAGCCCTCTGAAGCTCAGGTCTACCACGCCATGATTATGATGCCTTGGATTGTCAAGCCTCTGTGGGGCCTTCTCACCGATATTGTTCCCATTGCGGGGCGAAGGCGCCGCCCTTATTTCGTATTTGCTG GTGCAGTAAGCGTCGTTTCCATGATTATTTTATCCCTCAAAAAGGACATGTACCTTGGATTGGCTTTGCTGCTCCTAATATGTGGGAGTGCTGGTGCTGCAATTGGAGATGTTACTATCGATGCCTGTGTTACTGAAAACAGTATTGCCCATCCTTCTCTTGCCGGAGAGATGCAGAGCTTGTGCGGGTTGTGCTCGTCAATGGGGCAGTTAATTGGATTCATAAGTAGTGGCTTTTTAGTTCATCTAATTGGATCCAAG GGTGCGTTAGGAGTCCTCAGCATACCAGCTACACTCGTGATTGTGGTGGGAATCATTATACAGGAGCCGGTGATCAGAAATGTTTCTTATAAGCGA GTTAGTCAAAAGTTTCAGGATGCTGGTCGAGCCATGTGGATAGCTCTCAGATCACCTGTTGTTTGGAGGCCTTGTTTATACATGTACCTGTCACTAGCTGTCAGCCTCCACATACACGAAGGAATGTTTTATTGGTATACCGATGCGCCAAATGGTCCTTCTTTCTCACAG GAGGCGGTTGGATCAATATCAGCTGTTGGTGCGGTTGGCTCTCTTTTAGGTGTTCTGCTCTATCAAAATGCTTTTAGGATGCAACCTTTCCGCCGAGTGCTTCTGCTGGCACAGTTGCTGTATGGTGCATCAGGAATGATCGACTTGATGCTGGTTTTGCGTATAAACTTGATAGTTGGGGTTCCGGATTATGTAGTCGTTGTATTTGATGCAGCCGTCACTCACATGATTGGCCGTCTTAAATGGATGCCTCTTCTTGTGCTGAGTTCGAAGCTCTGTCCCTCTGGGATAGAAGGCACGTTCTTTGCCTTGCTCATGTCAATCGATCATGTAGGCTCATTTACGGCATCTTGGTGTGGAGGCCTCTTGCTTCACACTCTAAACGTAACCAGGACGACGTTTGATAATCTCTGGTTGGCCATATTGATAAGGAGCCTTTGTCGACTACTCCCCATAGGGATTCTTTTCTTGATCCCCAGTACGGACCCCAACGTGGCTATTCTTCCAGCTGACATGTTGATGTCAAAGAGAGGTGAGGGCTTATCCGAACCGGCTAACACGGAAATGGAATCTCTCATCAGCAGGACTGGTCATAGCTCACAACACTCAT AA